GAGCAGGGCATCACCGCCGAGGAGATCCGGGCGACCAATCCTCCGCTGTTGCTGGCCACCCGCCACATCATCGGGGACGATGGCACGTACGTGTCCACGCGGGAGATCAGCGAGACCCACGGCATCGACCTAGGGCTGCTGCAGCAGGTGCAGCGCGCTATCGGTCTGGTCCGGGTCGACGACCCCGACGCGGTCGTTCATATGCGGGCCGACGGTGAAGCCGCCGCCTTCGCGCAACGGTTCGTCGAGGTGGGACTGGATCCCGAGCTCGTGGTTCTCGTGGTCCGGGTGCTTGCCGAAGGTCTGTCGCGGACCGCCGAGGTCATGCGGTACTCGGCGCTGTCGGCGATCATGCGTCCGGGCGCCAGCGAGCTCGAAATCGCCCAAGCCTCAAAAGCTTTGGTGACCGAGATTGCGCCCATGCTGGGCCCGATGATCCAGCACATGCTGTTCATGCAACTGCGCCACATGATGGAGACCGAAGCGGTCAATGCGGCCGAGCGCGCCGCCGGCAAGCCGCTCCCGGGCGCGCGCCGGATCAGCGTTGCCTTCGCCGACCTGGTCGGCTTCACCCGGATCGGCGAGGCGGTCACGCCCGAAGAGCTGGGGCATCTCGCCAACCGGCTGGCCATCCTCGCCCGCGACATGACCGTCCCCCCGGTGCGTTTCATCAAGACCATCGGCGACGCGGTGATGTTCGTCAGTCCCGAGCCGCAGCCGTTGCTCGACGTCGTCGTGAAACTGGTCGAAGCGGTCGATTCCGACAACGACTTCCCTCGGCTGCGGGCGGGCGTGGCCTCCGGCATGGCGGTGAGTCGGGCCGGCGATTGGTTCGGCAGTCCGGTCAACGTGGCGAGCCGTGTCACGAGCGTGGCGCGCCCGGGCACGGTCCTGGCGGCGGATTCGGTGTGGGACGTCATCGGGGAGCGCGGCGAATTTTCGGGATCCTTCGCCGGCGCCCGCCACCTCAAGGGCATCAAGGGCGAGGTCAAACTGTTTCGCATCCGGCGCGGCGACGCCGAGGACTGACGACCGATATGGGCAGGCCCGGTGCGACTCCTGGGGGCGTCTGACTCCGTCTTACGCGTGTCCTACGCGGCCGGATTCCTACCCCGTGTTCCGGCACTTCGAATTGGTCGCTTCCCGGGCCTGCTTCGCTACCCAAAATACGCCGTCGAACAGCCCGGATCAACGGGTTTTTGGGGCCCGGGGATGAGCTCGACGACCGGCCGGCTTTCGCCCCAGGCGAATGCCATTCCATTACAGGCGCAACGGTGTAATCATGTAATCATGAAACCCCATCACACCCACGGGCGGCGATACGGCCGCCCCGGCGGCTGGCAGCAAGCCCAGCAGCCCGACGCCGGCGACGCCGCGGAATGGTTCGCCGGACGTCTTCCGGAGGACTGGTTCGACGGCGACCCCACGGTGGTCGTCGACCGCGAAGAGATCACGGTCATCGGAAAGCTCGCGGACACGGCGAGCGCCGAAAACGCGGACAGTGAGGCCCGCGCCGCGGGGCGAGCCTCACGGTTCCGCGAGGACACGCGATCCGAGCGAATGCGTATCGCCGACGAAGCCCAGGATCGCTACGGACGCAAAGTTTCCTGGGGGGTCGAGGTCGGCTCGGCATCGGGCACGGAACGAATCCTGTTCACCCACATCGCGGTACCTGTCATGACCCGGCTGAAACAACCCGAACGTCAGGTGCTCGACACGTTGGTCGATGCCGGTGTCGCGCGGTCCCGCGCCGACGCGCTGGCGTGGTCGGTGAAGCTGGTCGGTGAGCATGCCGAGGAGTGGCTGGCCAAATTGCGCGACGCGATGACGGCGGTCGACGACCTGCGCGCGCAGGGACCGGATCTGCAGTCGTAGCAAAGCCGCAGTGCCCTAACGGTATTGGCGCGTAACCGTCCGACAATTGCCGGGTTCCTCAGCGCGGAAGGGTTCTACGTGTCGGTGGGGTCGCCTGAGGCGAGCCGAAAGGTGAATTCGTCGTCGCAGATGCGGATGCGGTCACCGTTCCGCAGACCGGCGGCCGCGACGATTCGTTGGCCCTGCACGTGCACGCCGTTGGAGGACCGCAGGTCGTTGATCATGTAACTGTTTCCCGTGTCGACGATGACGGCGTGGTGGCGGCTGACTTTGGGGGAGTCGAGGACGATGTCGTTGTCGCTCAGGCGCCCAATGGTTGTCGACGCGTGCAGCGGATACCTGCGCCCCGAGGCGTCGTGCAGATGCGCGACCGCGTTCTGGTCCGACGCGACGGCGTATTGCTCGAGAACGGTGATCGTGACCGCCGCGGTCGTCATCGCGGTCTTCTTGGCGTCCAGCGGTTCCTGCCGCAGGATCCGGTCGTTGAGGGTGCGCAGGTTGTGGCCCGGGTCGATCCCGAGGTCATCGGCGAGCGATTTCTGCACGCGGCGGTAGGCCGCCAACGCGTCGGACTGGCGGTCGGTGAGGTAGTAGGCGGTCATCAACTGAGCCCACAGCTGCTCGCGGTAAGGGTGCTCCTGGGTCAGCGATTCCAGTTCGGTGATGACGGTAAAGCCTCGCCCGCAGGCAATCTCGGCCTCGGCCTTGGCCGTGTGGGCGAGGACCTTCTCCTCGACGAGGGAGGTGGTGAACGGGTCGACGAACCGAAAGTCCGCCAGGTCCTCGAGCACCGGGCCGCGCCATTGGTCGAGCGCGGCCGAGAGATGCTGACTGGCCTGTTCGAATCGGCCGGCCGCCGCCGCCTGCAACCCGGCGGCGTTCTCGGCGATGAACCGGCCGAGATCGCACGCGTCCTTGGCGACATTGAGCCGATAGCCCGGCGGCGCCGCGACCAACACCGCGCGCGGGTCGACTCCGGCGCCGCTCAGCAGCTTGCGCAGGTTGGACACGTAGGAGTGGATGCTGGTCCGCGCCCCCGAGGGTGGCGCCTCGTCCCACAGGGCGGTGATCAGCCGGTCGACGCTGACCGGGTTGTTGCGGTTCATCAGCAGCACGGCCAGCACCGCCCGCTGCTTGGGCGTGCCCAACGGAACCAGCACGCCGTCGACGCTCATCTCCAACGGCCCGAGCAGCCCGAAGTCGAGACGTTTGTCCGCCATCGCGCCTACCGGCCCTTCCCGGCCGCGGCGTCGGGTGCCAAAGAGGTCACGAGTGTTGATTGTGCCGCCAAGCGGGCGGATTCGTTGGGAATCCCGGCTTGGCCTGCCTCGGATGCGTTCGGTCTCAGGCCCGCGTCATCGCGTAATAGGCGCCGCGCCGGGCCAGCAGTTCGGCGTGGTTGCCTTGTTCGACGATCCGGCCGGCCTCGACAACCAGGATCCGGTCGGCGTCGCGGATCGTCGAAAGGCGATGCGCGATAATGAAACTCGTCCGATCCCGGCGCAGTTCGCGCATGGCGTGCTGGATCAGGACCTCAGTGCGGGTGTCGACCGAGCTGGTCGCCTCATCCAGGATCAGCAGCTGCGGGCGGGCGAGGAATGCGCGCGCGATGGTGATGAGTTGCTTTTCGCCGGCGCTGATGTTGGCGCCGTCGCCGCTGACTCGGGTTTGGTAGCCGGCCGGCAACGAAAGCACGAACCGGTCGACGTGAGCCGCCTCGGCGGCGGCTACCACCTCGTCGTCACCCGCACCGGGCCTCCCGTAGGCGATGTTCTCCGCGATCGTGCCGTCAAACAGCCAGGTGTCCTGCAGCACCATGCCGATCCGCGACCTCAGCGAATGCCGGTCCAAGGTGGTGATGTCCACCCCGTCGAGCAGGATCTGGCCGGCGTCGACGTCATAGAACCGCATCAACAGGTTCACCAGCGTGGTCTTGCCGGCCCCGGTCGGTCCGACGATCGCCACCGTGCTACCCGGTTCGGCCACCAGCGACAGGTCTTCGATCACCGGCACGCCGGGGAGATAGGCGAAGCTGACGTGCGCGAATTCGACCCTGCCGGCGCAGCGCTGGGCGTCGCCATTAGTTGGGCGCCCCGCGGGTTCGGGATCCGGCGCCTGATCGGGTTCGTCGAGCAGTGCGAAGACGCGTTCGGCACTGGCCACCCCGGACTGCAGGGTGTTGTACATCCCGGCCAGTTGGCTCAGGGGCGAATTGAACTGTCGCACATACTGAATGAATGCCTGGATGTTGCCCAGGGTGATGTGCCCGGTGGCCACCCGCAGGCCGCCCACCACGGCGACGGCGACATAGCCGAGGTTGCCGATGAACGTCGTCGCCGGTGCCACCAGCCCGGAGAAGAACTGGGCACCGAAACTGGACCGGTAGACGTCGTCGTTGAGGGCGCGAAACTGCTCGCGGGCCGCGGCCTGGTGGCCGAACGTCTTGACGACCGTGAATCCGCTGTAGGTCTCCTCGATGTGGGCGTTGAGGCGCCCGATGCTCCTCCATTGGGCGAGGAACAGGCGCTGGGAACGCCGCGCGATCGCCCGGGTCGCCAGCAGCGACAGCGGCACGGTCAGCACGGTGATCCCAACCAGCAGCGGCGAAATGGACAGCATCATCGCCAGCACCGCCACCACGGTGAGAACTGCGGTCAGCAGCTGGCTGATCGTCATGGACAGTGACGATTGGACGTTGTCGATGTCGTTGGTGACCCGGCTCAGCAACTCGCCGCGCTGGTGTCCGTCGAAGTACGACAACGGCAACCGGTGAATCTTGTCCTCGACATCGGAGCGCAGCGCCACCATGGTGCGCTGCACGGTGAGGTTGAGCAGCCGCGCCTGCGCCCAAATGAGCACCGAGGAAACGAGATAGAGGACCAGCGCCAAACTCAGCGTTCGTCCGACGGCACCGAAGTCCACCCCGTGGCCCGGTGTCACATGCATCCCGGACAGCAGGTCGGCGAAGGTGTTCTCCCCCCGGCTGCGTGCGGCGGAGACGGCTTGTGCCTTGCTGATGCCGGCGGGGAGCTGGCGCCCGATGACGCCGTTGAACAGCAAATCGGTGGCATGGCCCAGGATCCGCGGAACGATCACGCCGATCGCCGTGCCCGCGAGTCCCAGCGTGATCACCGCGATGCTCAGCTTGCGTTGCGGCGCAAGTTGTTTCACCAACCGGACGGCCGAGCTCCAGAAATCGCGGGACCGCCCGGCCGGCGGCGCCGCCACGCCGCGGGTCGCGATGCCGGTCGACGAGGTCATGGGGCACCCCCGACCGGACCTGACGGCACGGCGCCCACCGCTTGTGAGTCGGCGAATTCCGCGTAGGTGGCGCTGTCGGCGAGCAGCGACTCGTGCGTGCCGACGCCGACCAGTCTTCCGCCGTCGATGACGATCACCTGGTCGGCCTGGGCGGAGGTCGAAACCCGTTGCGTGACAACGATGACGGTGGCTTCCCCCGATATCTGCTTGAGCGCGGCGTGCACCCGCGCGTCGGTGTGCACATCGAGGGCGCCGAAGGAGTCGTCGAACAGATAGACGGCGGGGCGGCGGATGACCGCGCGGGCGATGGCGAGTCGTTGCCGTTGCCCACCGGAAAAGTTGATACCGCCCTGACCCACCCGCATGTCCAACCCGTCCCCGTGCGCGCACACGAACCCGTCGGCGTCGGCCACCCGCAACGCTTTCCACATGTCCTCGTCGGTGAGCTCCTGCCCCGGGGCGGCGCCGTAACGCAGGTTGTCGGCAACCGTTCCGGAAAAGAGGTAACCGCGCTGGGGAACCAGACCGAGCGCCGACCACAGCCGCTCGGTCGGGTAATCGCGGACGTCGATGCCGTCGACCAGGACAGCCCCGTCGGTCACGTCGTAGAGCCGGCAGATCAACGAGACCAACGTCGACTTTCCCGAGCCCGTGCTGCCGACGATCGCTGTGGTGGTCCCGGGCCGCGCGGTGAACGAGATGTCTTGCAGCACAGGGCGATCGGCGCCCGGATAGGTGAATGTGGCGTGGTCGAGGCGGACCGCGCCGCTGATTCCACCCGAGGGAGCTGCCGGACCTGGCGGGTCGGTGACGGCGGGACGGGTCGAGAGCACCTCGGTGATGCGTTCGGCGCATACCGCCGCGCGCGGCAACACCACCAGCGTCATCGTCGCCATCAACACCGACATCAGGATCTGGGTGAAGTACGCCAGGAAGGCGGTCAACGAGCCGACCTGCATCTGGCCGCGATCGATGCGCAGCCCGCCGAACCAGATCAGCGCGATGCTGGACAGGTTGATGGTCAGCGTGGTCACCGGCAGCATCAACGCCTGCCAGTTGCCCGCGGTCAGTGCGGTGTTCGACAGCGCGGCGTTGGCGCGCGCGAAGCGGTCCCGCTCGAACCCTTCCCGGGCGAACGCGCGGACCACCCGTACGCCGGCCAGCTGGTCGCGCATCACCCGGTTGATGCCGTCGATCAGCCCCTGCATTCTGCGGAACAGGGGCAGCATGTGCGACATCACCCAGTAATTGGCCACCGCCATGATCGGCACACTGACCAGCAACAGCCACGTCAGCGCAGCCTCCTGGTGGAGGGCCATGACGATTCCGCCGAGGCACATGATCGGCGCCGTCACCAGCACCGTGGCCGTGATCTGGACCAGGTACTGGATTTGGCGCACGTCGTTGGTGCTGCGCGTCAGCAATGTCGGCGCACCGAATCGGGCGCTCTCGCGCTCGGAAAAGGTGAGGACGTGTTCGAATATCGCCGCGCGCAGGTCGCGGCCGAATCCCATCCCGGTGCGAGAGCCGAAATAGAGGGCCCCGACCGAGCACAACGCCTGCAATCCGGTTGCCCCGAGCATCACGATGCCGAGCCTGACGATCGCGGCGGTGTCACCCTTGGCGACGCCCTCGTCGATGATGGCCGCGTTGACGGTCGGCAGGTACAACGACGCCAGGTTGCTGATCAGCTGCAGCACCATCAGCACCGCGACCAGCCGGCGATACGGCTGGATGTACTGGCGCAGCAGTGCCAGGAGCATGGGGTAACTGTCGCACACCGTCGGCCCGGGCGTCCTTGCCAACCGCCGATGGCCGACGCGCGCACCGCACTCGTTGGCGGCGTTGAAATACCTGCTCAGGCGCGTCGGTGGTTGACCCGCTGGGCTGCCGCTACAGTGCATCGTGTGGACCAGCAGCGGGCGGAACGGAAGCAGAGTAGCGGTGCGGCGTAGCGCGAGGGCGCTGGCTCTTGTGGCGTCAGCATTGACGATCCTGATTCCCGCGGTTGCCGCCTGCTCCGATTCCGGCGGCAACAAACCCGGGGCGACGGCGTCCTCGACGCCGCAGAAGGGGCAAGGCAACCACGGGCCGATGTTCCCGCAGTGCGGCGGCATCAGCGACCAGACGGTGGCCGAGCTGACCAGGGTCACCGGACTGATCAACACCGCCCGCAACTCCGTGGGGTGTCAGTGGCTCGCCGGCGGCGGCATCCTGGGGCCGCACTTCTCCTTCTCCTGGTATCGCGGCAGCCCGATCGGACGCGAACGCAAGACCGAGGAGCTCTCACGTGCCAGCGTCGACGACATCAACATCAACGGCCACAGCGGTTTCATCGCCGTCGGGAACGAGCCCAACCTGGGTGACTCGCTGTGCGAAGTAGGCATCCAATTCCAGGACGACTTCATCGAGTGGTCGATCAGTTTCAGTCAGAAGCCGTTCCCGCCGCCGTGCGACATCGCGAGAGAGCTGGCTCGTCAGTCGATTGCGAACTCGAAATGACGGCCCCGAGCAGGACGACTGCCCGTGCCGCCGCAGCGGTTTTGGTGGTTGCGCTGCTGGTGCTGACGGGCTGCTCCAGGTCGATCGGCGGCAACGCGGTCAAGGCGGGCGGCAACATGCCCCGCAACAACAACTCCCAGCAGCAGTACCCGAACCTGCTCAAGGAATGTGAGGTATTGACCAGCGACATTCTGGCCAAGACCGTGGGCGCCGACCCGCTCGACATCCAGAGCACGTTCGTCGGCGCGATCTGCCGGTGGCAGGCGGCCAACCCGGCCGGCCTGATCGACATCACCCGGTTCTGGTTCGAGCAGGGCAGCCTGAGCAACGAGCGCAAGGTCGCGGAGTTCTTGAAGTACAAGATCGAGTCGCGGCCCATCGCCGGGATCGACTCGATCGTGATGCGCCCCGACGACGCCAACGGCGCGTGCGGCGTGGCCAGCGACGCCGCCGGGGTGGTCGGCTGGTGGATCAACCCGCAGGCGCCGGGCATCGATGCGTGCGGGCAGGCCATCAAGCTGATGGAGCTGACGCTGGCCACCAACTCCTAGGCCTTCGACGGCCCCACACCGCGTCGCGCCCCTCACCACGCCGCCGAACGTGGAGTTGTTGTCGACGATCGCGTGTTTTGAGCTCAACAAGTCGACGTTCGGCGCGGCGCGCTTAGCGCGGAACGACGAAGTCGAGCAGCGTCGCACCACCGAGTTCGAGCCCATTCCACGCGCACGGCACCGCGAGGACCGCGATCGCCGACGTCGGGAACTTGGCCGAAATGCGTTCGGCCGCAGCCGTGTCGGACCCCATGGCGCGGCCCAGCCCCAGCGCGAGCGCCGACATCGTCGGTTCGTGTCCGATGACGAGCAGCGTGTTGATGCCGTCGTCCACCGTGTTGATCTCGTCGATCATCGTGCCCGGGGTGCTGGCGTAAAGGCGCTCGCTGTAACGCACCGGCGCGTCGATGCGGGTGTGCCGCAACGTCTCGCGGGTCCGCGTCGCCGTGGAACACAACACCGCGTCGATGGCGGGCGCATGGGCACACAGCCAGTCGCCGGCGAGGCCGGCCTGCCTGACGCCGCGGGGTGCCAACGGCCGCTCGTGGTCGGCGACCCCGACCGGGTAGTCGGACTTCGCGTGCCGCATCAGCAGCAAGGTGCGCTCGGCAGTCACGAGCAATCAGATTAATCATTGGGGCAAGTCGTCATCATCCCCGC
The sequence above is drawn from the Mycobacterium marseillense genome and encodes:
- a CDS encoding SixA phosphatase family protein encodes the protein MTAERTLLLMRHAKSDYPVGVADHERPLAPRGVRQAGLAGDWLCAHAPAIDAVLCSTATRTRETLRHTRIDAPVRYSERLYASTPGTMIDEINTVDDGINTLLVIGHEPTMSALALGLGRAMGSDTAAAERISAKFPTSAIAVLAVPCAWNGLELGGATLLDFVVPR
- a CDS encoding BTAD domain-containing putative transcriptional regulator translates to MADKRLDFGLLGPLEMSVDGVLVPLGTPKQRAVLAVLLMNRNNPVSVDRLITALWDEAPPSGARTSIHSYVSNLRKLLSGAGVDPRAVLVAAPPGYRLNVAKDACDLGRFIAENAAGLQAAAAGRFEQASQHLSAALDQWRGPVLEDLADFRFVDPFTTSLVEEKVLAHTAKAEAEIACGRGFTVITELESLTQEHPYREQLWAQLMTAYYLTDRQSDALAAYRRVQKSLADDLGIDPGHNLRTLNDRILRQEPLDAKKTAMTTAAVTITVLEQYAVASDQNAVAHLHDASGRRYPLHASTTIGRLSDNDIVLDSPKVSRHHAVIVDTGNSYMINDLRSSNGVHVQGQRIVAAAGLRNGDRIRICDDEFTFRLASGDPTDT
- a CDS encoding ABC transporter ATP-binding protein, producing the protein MLLALLRQYIQPYRRLVAVLMVLQLISNLASLYLPTVNAAIIDEGVAKGDTAAIVRLGIVMLGATGLQALCSVGALYFGSRTGMGFGRDLRAAIFEHVLTFSERESARFGAPTLLTRSTNDVRQIQYLVQITATVLVTAPIMCLGGIVMALHQEAALTWLLLVSVPIMAVANYWVMSHMLPLFRRMQGLIDGINRVMRDQLAGVRVVRAFAREGFERDRFARANAALSNTALTAGNWQALMLPVTTLTINLSSIALIWFGGLRIDRGQMQVGSLTAFLAYFTQILMSVLMATMTLVVLPRAAVCAERITEVLSTRPAVTDPPGPAAPSGGISGAVRLDHATFTYPGADRPVLQDISFTARPGTTTAIVGSTGSGKSTLVSLICRLYDVTDGAVLVDGIDVRDYPTERLWSALGLVPQRGYLFSGTVADNLRYGAAPGQELTDEDMWKALRVADADGFVCAHGDGLDMRVGQGGINFSGGQRQRLAIARAVIRRPAVYLFDDSFGALDVHTDARVHAALKQISGEATVIVVTQRVSTSAQADQVIVIDGGRLVGVGTHESLLADSATYAEFADSQAVGAVPSGPVGGAP
- a CDS encoding ABC transporter ATP-binding protein, producing the protein MTSSTGIATRGVAAPPAGRSRDFWSSAVRLVKQLAPQRKLSIAVITLGLAGTAIGVIVPRILGHATDLLFNGVIGRQLPAGISKAQAVSAARSRGENTFADLLSGMHVTPGHGVDFGAVGRTLSLALVLYLVSSVLIWAQARLLNLTVQRTMVALRSDVEDKIHRLPLSYFDGHQRGELLSRVTNDIDNVQSSLSMTISQLLTAVLTVVAVLAMMLSISPLLVGITVLTVPLSLLATRAIARRSQRLFLAQWRSIGRLNAHIEETYSGFTVVKTFGHQAAAREQFRALNDDVYRSSFGAQFFSGLVAPATTFIGNLGYVAVAVVGGLRVATGHITLGNIQAFIQYVRQFNSPLSQLAGMYNTLQSGVASAERVFALLDEPDQAPDPEPAGRPTNGDAQRCAGRVEFAHVSFAYLPGVPVIEDLSLVAEPGSTVAIVGPTGAGKTTLVNLLMRFYDVDAGQILLDGVDITTLDRHSLRSRIGMVLQDTWLFDGTIAENIAYGRPGAGDDEVVAAAEAAHVDRFVLSLPAGYQTRVSGDGANISAGEKQLITIARAFLARPQLLILDEATSSVDTRTEVLIQHAMRELRRDRTSFIIAHRLSTIRDADRILVVEAGRIVEQGNHAELLARRGAYYAMTRA
- a CDS encoding DUF3558 domain-containing protein, with the translated sequence MRRSARALALVASALTILIPAVAACSDSGGNKPGATASSTPQKGQGNHGPMFPQCGGISDQTVAELTRVTGLINTARNSVGCQWLAGGGILGPHFSFSWYRGSPIGRERKTEELSRASVDDININGHSGFIAVGNEPNLGDSLCEVGIQFQDDFIEWSISFSQKPFPPPCDIARELARQSIANSK
- a CDS encoding adenylate/guanylate cyclase domain-containing protein, which translates into the protein MHDGDDRTINDLLEGLEGTARTERAELVRWLFEQGITAEEIRATNPPLLLATRHIIGDDGTYVSTREISETHGIDLGLLQQVQRAIGLVRVDDPDAVVHMRADGEAAAFAQRFVEVGLDPELVVLVVRVLAEGLSRTAEVMRYSALSAIMRPGASELEIAQASKALVTEIAPMLGPMIQHMLFMQLRHMMETEAVNAAERAAGKPLPGARRISVAFADLVGFTRIGEAVTPEELGHLANRLAILARDMTVPPVRFIKTIGDAVMFVSPEPQPLLDVVVKLVEAVDSDNDFPRLRAGVASGMAVSRAGDWFGSPVNVASRVTSVARPGTVLAADSVWDVIGERGEFSGSFAGARHLKGIKGEVKLFRIRRGDAED
- a CDS encoding DUF3558 domain-containing protein, which encodes MTAPSRTTARAAAAVLVVALLVLTGCSRSIGGNAVKAGGNMPRNNNSQQQYPNLLKECEVLTSDILAKTVGADPLDIQSTFVGAICRWQAANPAGLIDITRFWFEQGSLSNERKVAEFLKYKIESRPIAGIDSIVMRPDDANGACGVASDAAGVVGWWINPQAPGIDACGQAIKLMELTLATNS